In Fusobacterium canifelinum, a genomic segment contains:
- a CDS encoding ATP-binding protein, which produces MIKRNLYLEEIKKYINKPIIKVITGMRRSGKSMILKLIQEELQNIGIVKENIIYMNFESLTFMDIKDFEALYKHIIEKTSDKKGKIYILLDEIQEVKGWEKAINSFLVDLDVDIYITGSNANLLSSELATYIAGRYIEIKIYPLSFQEYIDFASKNNKENALSLDEYFNQYLNFGGLPGIHIFNYNKEEIYQYLADVYNSILLRDVIARNNIRDIELLERVVLYIMDNIGNTFSAKSISDFLKNQGRKLSIETIYNYLKALENAFIISKVQRYDIKGKNILETQEKYYLSDLGFRHAKLGYQSNDISGYLENIVFLELLRRKYKVNIGKQDNKEIDFVANLRDENLYLQVTYLLASPETIEREFSPLKSIKDNYPKMVLSMDNLPESNIEGIKRKRIIDFLLER; this is translated from the coding sequence ATGATTAAAAGAAATTTATATTTAGAAGAAATTAAAAAATATATTAATAAACCTATTATAAAAGTAATTACAGGTATGCGTAGAAGTGGAAAATCTATGATATTAAAATTAATTCAAGAAGAATTACAAAATATAGGAATAGTTAAAGAGAATATTATTTATATGAATTTTGAGTCTCTTACTTTTATGGATATAAAAGATTTTGAAGCATTATATAAACATATTATTGAAAAAACTTCTGATAAAAAGGGAAAAATTTATATTTTACTAGATGAAATTCAAGAGGTAAAAGGTTGGGAGAAAGCAATCAATTCCTTTTTAGTTGATTTAGATGTTGATATTTATATTACAGGTTCAAATGCAAATTTATTATCTTCTGAACTTGCTACCTATATAGCAGGAAGATATATAGAAATAAAAATTTATCCACTTTCATTTCAAGAATATATAGATTTTGCTTCTAAAAATAACAAAGAAAATGCCCTATCCTTAGATGAATATTTTAATCAATATCTTAATTTTGGAGGCTTACCTGGTATACATATTTTTAATTATAACAAGGAAGAAATTTATCAATATCTTGCAGATGTATATAATTCTATTTTATTAAGAGATGTTATTGCAAGGAATAATATTAGAGATATTGAACTTTTAGAAAGGGTTGTTCTATATATTATGGATAATATTGGTAATACTTTTTCTGCAAAAAGTATTTCTGACTTTTTAAAAAATCAAGGAAGAAAGCTTAGTATTGAAACTATTTATAATTATTTAAAAGCTTTGGAAAATGCTTTTATTATTAGTAAAGTACAAAGATATGATATCAAAGGAAAAAATATTCTGGAAACACAAGAAAAATATTATTTAAGTGACTTAGGTTTTAGACATGCTAAATTAGGATATCAAAGTAATGATATTTCTGGTTATTTAGAAAATATAGTATTTTTAGAACTTTTAAGAAGAAAATATAAGGTAAATATCGGAAAGCAAGATAATAAGGAAATAGATTTTGTTGCTAATTTAAGAGATGAGAATTTATATTTACAGGTTACTTATTTATTAGCAAGCCCAGAAACTATTGAAAGAGAATTTTCTCCATTAAAATCTATAAAGGATAATTATCCTAAAATGGTCCTTTCTATGGATAATTTACCTGAAAGCAATATAGAAGGAATTAAGAGAAAACGAATCATTGATTTTTTATTAGAAAGATAA